The Alternaria dauci strain A2016 chromosome 1, whole genome shotgun sequence genome window below encodes:
- a CDS encoding mitochondrial 54S ribosomal protein mL49, translated as MPRLPSLLPLLRPLAAPRAVACRQHARFSTPSSELPPTPSTPHEAQRAAGLAAAESLTEGDSAQPPQPKPTLPSKHPRADNKPTQKPKTSRAPKLSLPPPKYAVSRSANKNLPIYTDYKRGGNLHLTTVRKITGDISALRDELRVFLNKKNEDVKINSVTQHVIVKGHHSGEIAEFLKARGM; from the coding sequence ATGCCTCGCCTCCCCTCTCTGCTGCCGCTGCTGAGGCCATTGGCTGCCCCCAGAGCAGTCGCATGCCGACAGCACGCCCGCTTCTCTACACCCTCTTCCGAACTCCCACCAACCCCGTCAACGCCCCACGAGGCCCAGCGAGCCGCCGGCCTTGCAGCAGCAGAGTCGCTGACCGAAGGCGACAGCGCCCAACCGCCCCAACCGAAGCCCACACTGCCGTCCAAGCATCCACGAGCCGACAACAAGCCAACCCAGAAGCCAAAGACGTCACGCGCACCCAAACTGTCTCTGCCACCGCCCAAATATGCAGTCTCGAGGTCAGCCAACAAGAACCTGCCCATCTACACCGACTACAAGCGAGGAGGCAACCTGCACCTGACAACAGTGCGCAAAATCACTGGAGACATATCGGCGCTGCGCGACGAGTTGAGAGTGTTCCTGAACAAGAAGAACGAGGACGTCAAGATCAACAGCGTGACACAACACGTCATCGTCAAGGGCCATCATTCTGGTGAAATTGCCGAATTCTTAAAGGCCCGGGGCATGTAA